The window ACAAATTCTTTGCCAATAATAAATGCTTGGGCCAATCCGTCGGGACTGGGTTGAATCGCGTATTGCAAGCTGATGCCCCATTGCGATCCGTCTCCCAATAACTCCTGGAAGCGCGGTGTATCTTGTGGCGTGGAGATAATCAAAATATCTTTAATACCCGCTAACATGAGAGTGGTCAGCGGATAGTAAATCATCGGTTTGTCGTACACAGGCAATAATTGCTTGGAGACCGCTTGGGTTACTGGATAAAGCCTAGTCCCTGAACCACCAGCCAGAATAATCCCTTTACGTTTAGTCATAGTTGAGCTCATGCGACCACCTCTTTGTCATTTTTATATTGCAAATCAACCCATTTTAAATACTCGCCTGACTGTACTTGGTTGACCCATTCGTCATTGGCTAAATACCATTCCACCGTTTTACGTAAACCCGTTTCAAAGGTTTCTGCTGGCTTCCAGCCCAGCTCTTTTTCTATCTTGCGCGCATCAATCGCGTAACGACGATCATGGCCAGGTCTGTCTTTGACGTGTTTGATCTGATCACGATAACTGCCATTGGCTTTTGGTTGCAATTGATCCAGTAAATCGCACAAGGTATGAACGACACTTAAATTGCTTTGTTCATTCCAGCCGCCAACGTTGTATGTTTCGCCCAGACGACCATCGGCCAATACGCGACGGATCGCTGCACAATGGTCGGTAACGTAGAGCCAGTCACGCACTTGCTGGCCGTCGCCATACACAGGCAGGTCTTTACCCGCACGGGCGTTGGTAATAATTAACGGGATGAGCTTCTCGGGGAAGTGATAAGCGCCGTAGTTGTTAGAGCAATTAGTAGTCAGCGTAGGCAAACCGTAAGTGTGATGATAAGCGCGTACTAAATGGTCTGACGCTGCTTTAGATGCCGAGTAGGGGCTATTGGGCGCGTAAGCAGTAGTTTCAGAGAACGGCGGATCTTCTGCACTTAAAGTGCCATAGACCTCATCGGTGGATACATGCAAAAAGCGGA of the Undibacterium sp. 5I1 genome contains:
- the rfbB gene encoding dTDP-glucose 4,6-dehydratase, yielding MILVTGGAGFIGANFVLDWLKQHDEPVINYDKLTYAGNLNNLKDLRQDARHLFVQGDINDGATLTALLEKYKPRAILHFAAESHVDRSILGPAAFVTTNINGTFSLLEATRAYWQNLAVPEKAAFRFLHVSTDEVYGTLSAEDPPFSETTAYAPNSPYSASKAASDHLVRAYHHTYGLPTLTTNCSNNYGAYHFPEKLIPLIITNARAGKDLPVYGDGQQVRDWLYVTDHCAAIRRVLADGRLGETYNVGGWNEQSNLSVVHTLCDLLDQLQPKANGSYRDQIKHVKDRPGHDRRYAIDARKIEKELGWKPAETFETGLRKTVEWYLANDEWVNQVQSGEYLKWVDLQYKNDKEVVA